The Humulus lupulus chromosome 4, drHumLupu1.1, whole genome shotgun sequence genome has a window encoding:
- the LOC133833057 gene encoding B3 domain-containing protein At2g31420-like codes for MPLNQISSDGFLSEAEKKKVDQEGMDVRFIEPSMEENRLILRKWCYKKTKNMSVFSYVFNKNWFGVVEKNGLKVGDIVQVWAFRDKDGNPYFAMVNLGEDATD; via the coding sequence ATGCCTTTGAATCAGATAAGTTCTGATGGTTTTTTGAGTGAGGCTGAGAAAAAGAAGGTCGACCAAGAGGGAATGGATGTTCGATTCATTGAGCCGAGCATGGAAGAAAACAGACTAATACTGAGAAAGTGGTGCTATAAGAAGACGAAGAACATGTCTGTCTTTTCCTATGTGTTTAACAAAAACTGGTTCGGTGTCGTAGAGAAAAATGGACTCAAAGTGGGCGACATTGTTCAAGTGTGGGCTTTTAGAGACAAGGACGGAAACCCTTATTTCGCCATGGTCAATCTCGGCGAGGATGCTACTGACTGA